In Halalkalicoccus subterraneus, the DNA window CTTCGGGACGCTCGTGGCGCCGAGCGCCGCCTTCACGCTGTACGCTCGCCGTCGCCCGGCGGTCAGGGCGGCCAACGCCAGGGCCTTTGCGGTCGTCTTCGGCAGCCTCGCGGTGAGCCTCGTTACCTACGTCGTCGTGGACTCCCTGAGCCCCTACGACGTCCTGATCTACGCCCTGTTCGGCGCGATCCCCCCGGTCCTGATCGGGCTCTACGGTCGCGAGCGCCACAGTCAGCTCACTGGTCCGGCGATCCCGGTGTCGATACTTCTCGGGCTCGCGCTCGCGGGCGGGCTCTACGGCGTGCTCCGCCCGATCGTCGGTTTGACCGCCCACTGGATCGCCTACGTCGGTATCGTGACGCTCCCGGTCGCGGCGATCCTGGGGGCGCTCGAGACGCACCGCCGGTCGCGTCGGGAGGGCGCGTTCGTCGCGACGGCGGTTTTCCTCGTAACACTCGCAGTCGCCGTCGGCGGGCTCGCGACGGGACGCGATCCGTCGCTCTGGGTCGTCCTCACCTCGGCGTTCGTCCTCCCGGTCGGCTACGTCGTCGGCGAGACGGTCCTGACGGATGAGGAGGGCCGGATCGGCGTCCTCGGCCCGTTCATCGTCATCGGCGGCGTATTGCTGGGGGCGGCCCTCGAACGAGCACTCGGGATCCAGGGCTTGGAGGGATTTCTCACACCGTCACTACTGTTGAACTCCTGGGACGGCCTCAACGCGATCAACGCGGGCGTCTACCCGCAGATCGTCGGCTCGATCGTCATCGTCGGGTTCATGTCGATCATGGCGTTCCCCGTCGGAATCGGCGCGGCGGTCTACCTCGAGGAGTACGCGCCCAAGACGGGTCCGTTCGGGCGGCTCGCGACGCTGCTCGAGGTGAACATCTCGAATCTGGCCGGCGTTCCGTCGGTCGTCTACGGGCTGCTCGGGCTGGCGCTGTTTCGGAACACGCTCGGGTTCGGGTCCGGCGTCGTGATTGCCGCCGCGGGAACGCTCGGCTTCCTCATCCTGCCCATCGTCGTCGTCTCGACACAGGAGGCGATACGGGCGGTCCCGAACTCGTTGCGCGATGCGGCCTACGGAATGGGCGCGAGCCGCTGGCAGGTGCTCCGTGGCGTCGTGCTTCCCCGTGCCGTTCCGGGGGTACTTACCGGTACGATCCTGTCGCTCGCTCGTGCGATCGGCGAGACGGCGCCGCTGGTCATCATCGCCGTCGCGACGACGACCTACACGCCACCGTCGGGTTTGTTCTCAAGTGCGACCGCGCTACCGCTGCAGATCTTCGCCGCCCGCAGCAACGTCGACGCCGCGTTCAGACACGGCGTCGTCCCGGCGGCCGCGATCGTGTTGCTGGCGCTGATGCTCGCGATGAACGCGAGCGCCGTCCTAATCCGCAACCGGTTCGATCGCGAACACTGAGCACCGGACGGTGCCATCGACGAATCGCCCGAAGCGTTCGCCGGGAGGGTGATGGTTTAGGTGATCGAGCCTGCAGGGAGCGTATGGAGTATCACAACCTCGGTTCAACCGGGACGACGGTTTCGGAACTCTGTTTCGGAACCTGGCGCTTCGGAAAGGAGAGCGGCGGCACCGTCGAGACCGACAGGGACACCGCCCGCGAGTTGCTCGATACGGCTTGGGAGCACGGTATCAACTTCATCGACACCGCGAACGTCTACGGCACTCCCAACGGAACGAGCGAGGAGTACATCGGCGAGTGGCTGGAGGATCACGACCGCGAGGAGTTCGTGCTCGCCTCGAAGGTGTACTTCCCCTTCGACGGGTGGGGCGAGCCCGGCCCGAACGACTCGGGGCTGGGGCGCAAACACATCCGCGCGCAGATCGAGGGCACCCTCGATAGGCTGGGAACGGACTACCTCGATCTCTACTACATCCACCGCTTCGACGAGGACACCCCCATCGAGGAGACGCTCGATACGCTCGATACGCTGGTCGAGAAGGGCAAGGTGAACTACCTCGGCGCCTCGACGATGGCCGCCTGGCAGCTGACGAAGGCGCTGTGGAAATCGGAGGTGGAGGGGTTCGAGCGCTTCGAGGTGACCCAGCCGCTCTTTCACGCGGCGTATCGCGACGACGTCGCGGACTACCTCGACGTCTGTGCGGATCAGAACCTGGCTGTCTGTCCCTACTCGCCGCTGGCGGGCGGCTTCCTCACCGGCAAGTACGAAAAGGAGGGTGAGGAAGTCGTCGGCCCCGAGGGCTCGCGCGCGGATCTGGACGACCGCTTCGAGGACTACTACGTCTCCGAACGCGGCTGGCAGGTCTTAGAGGAGATCCGCGCGGTCGCCGACGAGGCGGGCGCGACCCCCGCACAGGTCTCGCTGCGCTGGCTGATGGATCAGGAGGCGTTCTCGTGTACGCCGATCGTCGGCGCGCGCACAACCGACCAATTGGAGGAGAACGTCGGCGCGGTCGAGGTGGACCTCTCACGTGAGCAGCGCGAGCGGATCGAGGACGCGCGCTACGAGGAGGAAGGGCGACGCTTCGGTCACTAAGTCACTGACCGCGGCGCTGTTCGCGTTTCCGGCGCCAGCGCACCTCGCGGTCGCTCATCCCCTCGTTTTCACCTTCATCGTCGTTCGTCCGCTCGCGCTTGAACGGTCGCCAGTACAGCAGGGCAATAGTGGCGAGAAAGATCGCGGTACCGGCGACGTACGACTGGAGGCTCGTGGCCACCGCGGTTCCGGCGCTGCCGAACGCGCCGACGAAGATCGGCGCGATCAGCGGCCAGACACACGAGAAACACGAGAAGAGGCCGATGACGCCCCCGAGCGCGGAGTCCGCGGCGTCGATGAGAGTCGCGTAGACGAGATACGAGAGGGCGACGTAGCCGACGACGAGGAACGGAACGAGCGTAAATCGGACGAACTCGCCGTTGTACGAGATGATCGGGCCGATGCCCGGGGAGGGCATCGAGACGTCGAGCCCGGTCGGGAGCTGTGGGATCCCCGTCCAAGCCAGCCCTCCGAGGACGAACAGCGCCAGCAGGTAGCCGACCGCGACGGCGCCCGCGATATATCGGTGGCGCTTCGTTCGAGGATCGGGGTTCGTCCGCAGGATCGCCCAGAGACCGACGTTGATCCAGATAAACGGATAGACGACCGCGAAGACGCTCTCGACCCGTACGTCCGCGATGAGGTGATAGACCACCAGAACGGCGAGTTCGGTGTTGACGAGCAGCCCGCCGTACAGCAGCGTCGAGGTCCGCGGGCGGAAGCGGTCGGGGAGCGAATCGAAGTCGAGGGTGCGGGTCATAGGGCGAGCGCATCGACGATGATCGCCAGCAGCAGCATCCCCAGATAGGCGTTCGAGGCGTGGAACGAGCGCATCGCGGCGCTTCGGGTCTGCTCGCGATGCAAGCGCATCACCTCGCGCAGGAAGATCGCCCCGAAGACGACGCTAGTAGCGGCGAAGAGCCAGCCCAGCGTGTCGACGGCCGCCAGCAGGCTCGCGGCGACCAGCGTCGCGCCCAGGTAGTAGACGATGTGCTTTCGGGTGAGGCGCTCGCCCCGCACCACGGGCATCATCGGGAACCCGCCGCGTTCGTAGTCGTCCTTGTACGCGAGCGCGAGGTTGTAGAAGTGTGCGGGCGTCCAGCAGAAGATCACGCCCGCGAGCACCAACGCCGGCAGGCCGATCTCCCCCGTTGCGGCGGCCCAGCCGATCAGCGCGGGCAGGGCCCCCGCGGCCCCGCCGATGACCGTGTTCTGGACCGTGTTCGGTTTCAAAACGAGCGTGTAGACCACGCTGTAGAAGACGATCGCGGTCAGACCCAACAGCGCCGCAAGCGCGTTGACGAAGACGTAAAACGTCGCGAGCGAGGCGAGTCCCAGCAGCACGCCGAACGCGAGCGCGTTCCTGACGGAAACGATCTCGGTCGCCAGCGGGCGGTCGGCGGTGCGTTTCATGCGCTGGTCGACGTCGCGTTCGAGCACGTGGTTGAAGGTGCCGCTCGCGCCGATGGCGAGGGTACCACCCAAGAGGGTGGCGACGATCGTGTCGACGGTGAGTGCAGGGCCCACTGCGAGGGCCATCGCCGCGGCGGCGACGAGGCAGAGCAGCCACATCAGCCGCGGCTTCATCAGGCTGAAGTACGCCCCGAGCGTCGCCCGCAGGCCGGTCGTCGATCGTGGCTCGGGAGTCGGGGCGTCCGGACGATCCCGGACCGGTTCGGGGTCCTTGGTGAGCGGTTCGTCGCGCTCGCGGGTGGGGAAACGGCGTTCGAGCGACCACGCGAGACCGACCAGTAGCCCGCCGAAGATGAGGGTCCCGACCAGCAGGTGAACCGCCGAGATCGTCGGTGGCGCACCCGTCGTGGCGACGACTGCACCGATTCCGACCTGAACGGGGTAGAGCCCCGCGGCGACGAGGAGCGCTCCGCGCACGCGCGGTGGCTCGCTTCGCCACCCCATGACGACGCTTGCGAGGGCGCCGACCCCGACGAGCGCCGCGAGCAGGCGGTGTGTCCACGCGATCGTGACGGCCGTCCCGGCAAAGGGGTAGGCGCCGCCGCAGGCAGGCCACGTCGAGCAGGCTGCGGTGGCGTCGGTGAGCGCGGTCGTCGCACCCGCAATGACCAGCAGATACGCACCCATCGTCGTCGCCGCGAGCACGGCGAGGAAACGCGACCGGTCGGCGATCGGTTCCGTAGACACGTCTACTTCGGACTTGGTGTGGGCGTACTTAGCCTCCGCGGTCGCGTCGTCCGACCCGAAAACGCACACATTTATGCCCGTTCTCGCAAAGCAACGGGTATGAAACGGACCCGGAGCCTCCTCGTCCTCTGTGTGGGGCTTTTTCTGTTCGCCGTCGAGCCGGTCGCGGCACAGAACTCGATCAACGACCAGCTCATCGGCGAGTTGAACAACGTCCTCCTGTACGCCGCGATCCCGATCACCCTGCTGGTACAGGCGGTCCTGATCTACGCGGTGTTCAAGTTCCGTAACAACGACGACCCGCGCCCGACCCAGGAGAACCGCCGACTCGAGATCACCTGGACGGTCGCGACCGCGATCGTCCTCCTGTTCGTCGGACTCGCGTCCTATCAGGTGATGGCGGATCCCTTCATCACCGCCCAGAACGACGACGTCCCCGGCGAGGACGCCGTCGAGATCGACGTCGTCGCGTACAACTACGGCTGGGACTTCATCTACCAAGATGAAGGAATCGAATCGACCAGCTCCGCGACGATCCCGACCGACACCGAGATCTACTTCAATGTCGGGGCCAGCGAAGAGCAAAACTCCTACATACACGGGTTTCACGTCCCTGACCTCGGGTTGAAACAGGACGCCAACCCGGGCCAATCGAACACGGTGAAGACCGAGGTGTACGAGGAGGGCGAATACCAGGGCTACTGTTCGAAGTACTGTGGTGTGGGCCACTCGAGCATGTACTTCACCATCGACGCGGTGAGCGAGGACGAGTACCAGCAGTGGGTCCAGGAGCAGCAGTCCTCCGGCGGTAGCGGCAACGAGAGCGGTGGCAACGAAAGCAGTGGCAACGAGAGCGGCAATGCGAGCGGCGGTAACGAAAGCAGCAACGCTAGCGGCGGTTCATAACGTTCAAACGCATTTCCTTCTCCGGCCCGCCCGTCCGACGAACGCTCCATTTCTCCGAAACGTGTGTCCGACCCACATGCCGGCTGGGTTACCGTTATCACGGTTGCTGGCGTATCGACGACCATGCCAGAAGAAGTACTCTTCAAGACCGAACAGTCCCGCTCGCGCGAGGAAATCGCCACCTACCTCCGAGCGGTCGCCGACAAGCTCGATGGGAACGGCAGCCTCACTCTCAGCGCCGGCGACGAATCGGTGGATCTCGCGGTCCCCGACCGGCCCACCTTCGAGATCAAAGCCGAGCGCGAAAGCGAGGGAAACGACTCCGAACTCAGCGTCGAGTTCGAACTCGAATGGGACGAGGGCCAAGAGGGAGAAAGCGGGACGAGCGGCGATCTAACCATCGAGTGACGTCAGTCGGGCTGCATCGATAGCCGCACGTTGAGCACCTCGCGAGTCCATCGATGGTCGAATATCTCCGGAAGCAACTGTGGGCGTCATCCGTTTTCATCCGTGAGGCCGTCCCATCTTCGGCATCGGTAAACGGGTGTGTACGCGGCAGGTTCGCTGTCGATCACGTTTCATCGCTGCGTTACGTCCCGTTTCATCGCTCAACAGCGCGCCTGCGTCGGCCCACGGGTCCCGATGAGGGTTAAGGACCAAGTTCAGTTGGTGTCGACACAAACGATAGCCCCAGCAGTGAGGGGTGGAATAGGGGACAGAGAAGATCGAGAAGGCGACCGCGCTACCGTCTCAGATGACCGCGCCGAGGTAGAGGACGACGACGAGGAAGATCCAGACGACGTCGACGAAGTGCCAGTACATCGAAACCGTCGAGACGGAGGTGTGACGTTCGGACGAGTACTGCCCGTAAAGCGCCCGAAGGAGGAGGATGCCGATGAGAACGGCCCCCATCGAGACGTGCAGCCCGTGCAAACCAGTCAGCCCGTAGAAGGCACTGGCGTACAGCGCCTCTTGGGCTGCGGCCAGCGTGAAGCCCTCGTGGACGATGAACTCGTAATACTCGTAGCTCTGTCCGATGAGGAAGACCACGCCGAGCATGAAGGTCGCGGCGAGACCGAGGGTGAAGTTGCGGTGGTTGTCCTTGAGCAACTGGGAGTGCGCCCAGTGGATCGTCCCGCTGCTCAGAACCAGAATCAGCGTGTTCGCGAGGACGATCTCGCTGATGATGGGGATCTCGACCGAGCCGAGCGTGACGGTGCCGGCGACGAGCGGCCCCGAGATCACCTCGAAGTCCGCGGGGGGCCACGAGACGATACGGATGTGGAAGTAGTAGACGAAGACGGCGCCGAAGGTCGCGACCTCCGTACACAAAAAGAGCACCATCCCCCAGCGGAGGCTCGCGTTGCCGTGGTCTTCGGCGTCCCAGAACGCCTTGACGAACGCGTGGTACGTCCAACCGTACAGTCCTGCGAGGAACGTGGCGACGCTCACGGCGAAGACGCCGCCGCCGACGATCGGTGCGAGCGCGAGCCCGCCGAGCGAGAGGATTGTCAGGGCCGCGCCGACGTAGATTCCGGAGGCGCCGATGGCAGTGATGAAGGGCCACCAGCTGGCCTCACCAAAGCCCTTCGGCCAGTCTTCGACGGCCGGGAGGTGGTGGCCGTGGTCGTCGCCTGAGTCTTCGGAGACGGTCATGGAATCGCCTTTCGCGTCGATTACCAAAAAGCCTCCCAACCGCCGCCGCCTCCGGAAGCTACAACAGACCGTCCTCCCTATCGGCGGTATGGTCGAGTACGCCCTCGACGGCGACGAGACGGTCCACACCTGTCCGCACTGCGAGCGCCCGTTCGCACGCGCGGAGTACGTGACGCTCCACGCCGGTCTCGACCACCCCGGAACGCTCTCGGAGGAGGATCGCGAGCGATTCGCAGCGGCCTACCGCAGCGAAACCGCCGGAATCAGACGATTTCGATTAAAGGCGATCGGGACCCTGATCGGTCTGTATTTCACCTTCCTGTTCGTCTACCTCGTGGTCGCCTAGTTCGATGGGTTTTCGGTTGGTTGTTCCCTATGGTGGGTATGGAAGAACAGACGGGGCTGAGTGATCAGTACCGAAAGGCCAGCCCGTGGCCGCTGTTTATCGCACTGGGGCTCGCGGTCGCGGAGGTGGGCGTCATCTTCGATCTCGTTCCGATCGCGGTCGGCGGGATCCTGTTGCTCGTCGGCAGCCTCGGCGGGGTCATGAGCGAATCCGGTTACACGGCGACGCCGTGGCGATTCATCGGCGCTCTGGGTGGCGTCTTCGTGATCGTCGGAATCGCCCTGACCGTGCTGTACCCGCTGGGTGGCGGCGGCGCCCTGAACATCGGCTTCCGTGGCGTGGCATTCGGCGTCGCAGGCTTCCTGTGTATTGTCGGGGCCCTTGGCGGCCGCTTTGTCGTCGAAGATCGATCCTCGGTGTGAGGACGGAACCACTAGCTATTTGATTGCCGACCGGGTACGTCGGGTATGAGCAGACTGCTCGACGACCGCGTCTTCAACAAGGAGACGCTGCTCGATTCGACGGTGAACCTGGTCCCGTTCGGTATCCTGGCGTTCTTTCTCGTCCTGTTCATCGTCGCAACGCCCGACGGCTGGAAGGACGGGTCGCTGATGAGCATCTACATGCTGACGCTGGTTATCAGCATGAGCTGGGGGCTGCTTCACCTGACGTACGCGACCGCAAAACGGATCTGACAGGTCACCGGCGGACGGTTTTCACGCCGGCGGAACCTAACGTTTCATTACGCTCCGATACTGAGGACCGACCATGCAGATAGACGGACAGATAGCTTTGACCGTCCTGATGGGGTTCCTTCTGCTGATCGTCGCAGGGTGGATCGCCCGCATCGAGGACTGGCGTTCATACACGCCGCTCGCCAGTGGGGGTGGGCGCGCGGTCGACGATACCGCATACGAAACACAGGAGAAACCGGGGGGAATCGTCCGTTGGCTGACGACGGTCGACCACAAGGACATCGGCATCCTCTACGGTGCGTTCGGGCTCTTCGCGCTCGCGTGGGGCGGCGTCTCGGTGACGCTGATGCGGACCGAGCTGTTCACGCCCAACTCGACGTTCCTCGACCCGACGACGTACAACGCGTTGATGACGAGCCACGGCATCACCATGCTGTTCCTGTTCGGGACGCCGATGATCGCCGCCTTCGCGAACTACTTCATCCCGCTTCTGATCGGGGCCGACGACATGGCGTTTCCGCGAATCAACGCGATCGCCTTCTGGTTGCTGCCGATCGCGGGGAGCCTGATCTGGATTCCTTTCCTCTTGATGGCGTTCGGCGTCGAGCCGGCACAGACGGGCTGGACCATGTACCCGCCGCTCTCGGTCGACCAGAGTGCCCTTGGAGTTGATTTCCTGTTGCTCGGGCTGCACCTCTCGGGGATCAGCGCCACTCTCGGTGCGATCAACTTCATCGCGACGATCTTCACCGAGCGCGGACCCGACGTCGGCTGGGAACGGCTCGACATCTTCTCGTGGACGATGCTCACCCAGTCGGGGCTGATCCTGTTTGCGTTCCCGCTTCTGGGGAGCGTCCTGATCATGCTGCTGCTGGATCGGAACCTCGGGACGACGTTCTTCACCACCGATGGCGGGGGGTTCATCCTCTATCAGCACTTGTTTTGGTTCTTCGGTCATCCCGAGGTCTACATCCTCGTGTTGCCGCCGATGGGACTCGTGAGTCTGATCCTGCCGCGATTCGCCGGGCGTAAACTGTTCGGCTTCAAGTTCGTCGTCTACTCGACGCTCGCGATCGGGGTCCTCTCCTTCGGCGTCTGGGCCCACCACATGTTCACGACGGGTATCGATCCGCGGATCCGCGCGGCGTTCATGGCGGTGTCGCTCGCGATCGCGGTACCAAGCGCGGTGAAGGTCTTTAACTGGGTCACGACGCTGTGGGCCGGACGCATCCGACTGACGGTGCCGATGCTGTTCTGTATCGGCTTCGTCTCGAACTTCATCATCGGCGGCGTAACGGGCGTGTTTCTCGCCTCGATTCCCGTCGATCAGGTGCTCCACGCGACGTACTACGTCGTCGGGCACTTCCATTACATCGTGATGGGCGCGATCGGGTTCGCGCTCCTGGGTTCGGTCTACTACTGGTTCCCGCTCGTCAC includes these proteins:
- the pstA gene encoding phosphate ABC transporter permease PstA, whose protein sequence is MSTEDTTTDRLQRTTRHRFDQLKGQLFEALLVVATLVGIVSLLVLFGYIALDAFQPMTASAQWYLLYFGTLVAPSAAFTLYARRRPAVRAANARAFAVVFGSLAVSLVTYVVVDSLSPYDVLIYALFGAIPPVLIGLYGRERHSQLTGPAIPVSILLGLALAGGLYGVLRPIVGLTAHWIAYVGIVTLPVAAILGALETHRRSRREGAFVATAVFLVTLAVAVGGLATGRDPSLWVVLTSAFVLPVGYVVGETVLTDEEGRIGVLGPFIVIGGVLLGAALERALGIQGLEGFLTPSLLLNSWDGLNAINAGVYPQIVGSIVIVGFMSIMAFPVGIGAAVYLEEYAPKTGPFGRLATLLEVNISNLAGVPSVVYGLLGLALFRNTLGFGSGVVIAAAGTLGFLILPIVVVSTQEAIRAVPNSLRDAAYGMGASRWQVLRGVVLPRAVPGVLTGTILSLARAIGETAPLVIIAVATTTYTPPSGLFSSATALPLQIFAARSNVDAAFRHGVVPAAAIVLLALMLAMNASAVLIRNRFDREH
- a CDS encoding aldo/keto reductase; translated protein: MEYHNLGSTGTTVSELCFGTWRFGKESGGTVETDRDTARELLDTAWEHGINFIDTANVYGTPNGTSEEYIGEWLEDHDREEFVLASKVYFPFDGWGEPGPNDSGLGRKHIRAQIEGTLDRLGTDYLDLYYIHRFDEDTPIEETLDTLDTLVEKGKVNYLGASTMAAWQLTKALWKSEVEGFERFEVTQPLFHAAYRDDVADYLDVCADQNLAVCPYSPLAGGFLTGKYEKEGEEVVGPEGSRADLDDRFEDYYVSERGWQVLEEIRAVADEAGATPAQVSLRWLMDQEAFSCTPIVGARTTDQLEENVGAVEVDLSREQRERIEDARYEEEGRRFGH
- a CDS encoding DUF7546 family protein, with product MTRTLDFDSLPDRFRPRTSTLLYGGLLVNTELAVLVVYHLIADVRVESVFAVVYPFIWINVGLWAILRTNPDPRTKRHRYIAGAVAVGYLLALFVLGGLAWTGIPQLPTGLDVSMPSPGIGPIISYNGEFVRFTLVPFLVVGYVALSYLVYATLIDAADSALGGVIGLFSCFSCVWPLIAPIFVGAFGSAGTAVATSLQSYVAGTAIFLATIALLYWRPFKRERTNDDEGENEGMSDREVRWRRKREQRRGQ
- a CDS encoding heme o synthase; this translates as MADRSRFLAVLAATTMGAYLLVIAGATTALTDATAACSTWPACGGAYPFAGTAVTIAWTHRLLAALVGVGALASVVMGWRSEPPRVRGALLVAAGLYPVQVGIGAVVATTGAPPTISAVHLLVGTLIFGGLLVGLAWSLERRFPTRERDEPLTKDPEPVRDRPDAPTPEPRSTTGLRATLGAYFSLMKPRLMWLLCLVAAAAMALAVGPALTVDTIVATLLGGTLAIGASGTFNHVLERDVDQRMKRTADRPLATEIVSVRNALAFGVLLGLASLATFYVFVNALAALLGLTAIVFYSVVYTLVLKPNTVQNTVIGGAAGALPALIGWAAATGEIGLPALVLAGVIFCWTPAHFYNLALAYKDDYERGGFPMMPVVRGERLTRKHIVYYLGATLVAASLLAAVDTLGWLFAATSVVFGAIFLREVMRLHREQTRSAAMRSFHASNAYLGMLLLAIIVDALAL
- the coxB gene encoding cytochrome c oxidase subunit II, whose product is MKRTRSLLVLCVGLFLFAVEPVAAQNSINDQLIGELNNVLLYAAIPITLLVQAVLIYAVFKFRNNDDPRPTQENRRLEITWTVATAIVLLFVGLASYQVMADPFITAQNDDVPGEDAVEIDVVAYNYGWDFIYQDEGIESTSSATIPTDTEIYFNVGASEEQNSYIHGFHVPDLGLKQDANPGQSNTVKTEVYEEGEYQGYCSKYCGVGHSSMYFTIDAVSEDEYQQWVQEQQSSGGSGNESGGNESSGNESGNASGGNESSNASGGS
- a CDS encoding amphi-Trp domain-containing protein, which produces MPEEVLFKTEQSRSREEIATYLRAVADKLDGNGSLTLSAGDESVDLAVPDRPTFEIKAERESEGNDSELSVEFELEWDEGQEGESGTSGDLTIE
- a CDS encoding cytochrome c oxidase subunit 3, with amino-acid sequence MTVSEDSGDDHGHHLPAVEDWPKGFGEASWWPFITAIGASGIYVGAALTILSLGGLALAPIVGGGVFAVSVATFLAGLYGWTYHAFVKAFWDAEDHGNASLRWGMVLFLCTEVATFGAVFVYYFHIRIVSWPPADFEVISGPLVAGTVTLGSVEIPIISEIVLANTLILVLSSGTIHWAHSQLLKDNHRNFTLGLAATFMLGVVFLIGQSYEYYEFIVHEGFTLAAAQEALYASAFYGLTGLHGLHVSMGAVLIGILLLRALYGQYSSERHTSVSTVSMYWHFVDVVWIFLVVVLYLGAVI
- a CDS encoding DUF7410 domain-containing protein is translated as MVEYALDGDETVHTCPHCERPFARAEYVTLHAGLDHPGTLSEEDRERFAAAYRSETAGIRRFRLKAIGTLIGLYFTFLFVYLVVA
- a CDS encoding DUF7541 family protein encodes the protein MEEQTGLSDQYRKASPWPLFIALGLAVAEVGVIFDLVPIAVGGILLLVGSLGGVMSESGYTATPWRFIGALGGVFVIVGIALTVLYPLGGGGALNIGFRGVAFGVAGFLCIVGALGGRFVVEDRSSV
- a CDS encoding DUF6684 family protein, which translates into the protein MSRLLDDRVFNKETLLDSTVNLVPFGILAFFLVLFIVATPDGWKDGSLMSIYMLTLVISMSWGLLHLTYATAKRI
- a CDS encoding cbb3-type cytochrome c oxidase subunit I, producing MGFLLLIVAGWIARIEDWRSYTPLASGGGRAVDDTAYETQEKPGGIVRWLTTVDHKDIGILYGAFGLFALAWGGVSVTLMRTELFTPNSTFLDPTTYNALMTSHGITMLFLFGTPMIAAFANYFIPLLIGADDMAFPRINAIAFWLLPIAGSLIWIPFLLMAFGVEPAQTGWTMYPPLSVDQSALGVDFLLLGLHLSGISATLGAINFIATIFTERGPDVGWERLDIFSWTMLTQSGLILFAFPLLGSVLIMLLLDRNLGTTFFTTDGGGFILYQHLFWFFGHPEVYILVLPPMGLVSLILPRFAGRKLFGFKFVVYSTLAIGVLSFGVWAHHMFTTGIDPRIRAAFMAVSLAIAVPSAVKVFNWVTTLWAGRIRLTVPMLFCIGFVSNFIIGGVTGVFLASIPVDQVLHATYYVVGHFHYIVMGAIGFALLGSVYYWFPLVTGRMYQRKLGLVHFWLSFIGTNVTFFAMILLGYGGMPRRYAEYLPTYMTLHQVTTIGAFLIFLGGLVFVWNVVQSWLEGPRVEDGDPWNLKEDGLTTNEWTWFEDKIETRLATDGSGETDDQTMADGGEQMED